The Oxalobacteraceae bacterium OTU3CINTB1 genome includes a window with the following:
- the ftsA gene encoding cell division protein FtsA has translation MTKDAKNLIVGLDIGTSKVVAVVAEVMGDGRHEVIGLGQHESRGLKKGVVVNIEATVESIQRALEEAELMADCKIRNVYAGIAGSHIRSFNSSGMVAIKEKEVTATDVARVIETAKAVNIPTDQQLLHTVPQEFIVDSQEDVREPIGMSGIRLEVKVHIVTGAVSAVQNIVKCVRRCGLEVSDLILQPMASADAVLTPDEKELGVVLIDIGGGTTDVAVFSDGAIRHTAVIPIAGDQITNDIAMALRTPTSEAEEIKIRYGVAKQVLADPGESLEVPGLGDRGPRNLSRQALAAVIEPRVEELFAMVHQVVRESGYEGVLSSGIVLTGGTAIMPGMVEMAEDIFLKPARLGTPDYRGQLADVVRSPRYATVLGLLLEAKKQYLRGHIVTRQDGSVKAVWQRMKEWFLGNF, from the coding sequence ATGACAAAAGACGCTAAAAACCTGATCGTCGGTCTCGACATCGGCACCTCGAAAGTGGTGGCCGTGGTGGCCGAGGTGATGGGCGATGGACGCCACGAGGTGATCGGGCTGGGTCAGCACGAATCGAGAGGCCTGAAGAAGGGCGTAGTGGTCAACATCGAAGCGACCGTCGAATCGATCCAGCGCGCACTGGAAGAAGCGGAGCTGATGGCCGACTGCAAGATCCGCAATGTCTACGCGGGCATCGCGGGCAGCCATATCCGCAGCTTCAATTCGAGCGGCATGGTGGCGATCAAGGAAAAGGAAGTGACAGCGACCGACGTGGCGCGCGTCATCGAAACGGCAAAGGCGGTTAACATTCCGACCGACCAGCAGTTGCTGCATACGGTGCCGCAGGAATTCATCGTCGACAGCCAGGAAGATGTGCGCGAGCCTATCGGCATGAGCGGCATCCGCCTTGAAGTGAAAGTCCATATCGTCACCGGCGCCGTGTCGGCGGTGCAGAACATCGTCAAGTGCGTGCGCCGCTGCGGACTGGAAGTGTCGGACCTGATTTTGCAGCCGATGGCATCGGCCGACGCGGTGCTGACGCCGGACGAAAAAGAACTCGGCGTTGTGCTGATCGATATCGGCGGCGGCACCACCGACGTGGCGGTGTTCTCCGACGGCGCGATCCGCCACACCGCCGTGATTCCGATCGCCGGCGACCAGATCACCAACGACATCGCGATGGCGCTGCGCACGCCGACTTCGGAAGCCGAAGAGATCAAGATCCGCTACGGCGTGGCCAAGCAGGTGCTGGCCGATCCGGGCGAGAGCCTGGAGGTGCCGGGCTTGGGCGACCGTGGTCCGCGCAACCTGTCGCGCCAGGCGCTGGCGGCGGTGATCGAGCCGCGCGTCGAGGAGCTGTTCGCGATGGTGCACCAGGTGGTGCGCGAATCCGGCTACGAGGGCGTGCTCTCGTCGGGCATCGTGCTCACCGGCGGCACGGCGATCATGCCGGGCATGGTCGAAATGGCGGAGGACATATTCCTCAAGCCGGCGCGCCTTGGCACGCCGGACTATCGGGGCCAGTTGGCCGACGTGGTGCGCAGCCCGCGCTACGCGACCGTGCTTGGCCTGTTGTTGGAAGCGAAAAAGCAGTACCTGCGTGGTCACATCGTCACGCGGCAGGATGGGTCGGTGAAGGCAGTGTGGCAGCGCATGAAGGAATGGTTCTTAGGTAATTTTTAA
- a CDS encoding peroxiredoxin, with protein MTIKIGDTLPEGTLSEFVETETEGCSLGPNTFNVQDLVKGKKIAIFGLPGAYTPTCSAQHVPGYVKHAADLKAKGVDEIWCISVNDAFVMGAWGRDQKATGTVRMMADGNAAYSKALGLDADFSKHGMGTRSQRYSMLVEDGVVKQLNVEQGGKFEVSNAETLLGQA; from the coding sequence ATGACCATCAAGATTGGCGATACCCTGCCGGAAGGCACCCTGTCCGAATTCGTCGAAACCGAAACCGAAGGCTGCTCGCTCGGCCCGAACACGTTCAACGTGCAGGACTTGGTCAAGGGCAAGAAGATCGCGATCTTCGGCCTGCCGGGCGCCTACACCCCGACTTGCTCGGCACAGCATGTGCCAGGCTACGTCAAGCACGCCGCCGACCTGAAGGCCAAGGGTGTCGATGAAATCTGGTGCATCTCGGTCAATGACGCGTTCGTCATGGGCGCGTGGGGCCGCGACCAGAAGGCCACCGGCACCGTGCGCATGATGGCCGACGGCAACGCCGCCTACAGCAAGGCGCTGGGCCTGGATGCCGACTTCAGCAAGCACGGCATGGGCACGCGTTCGCAGCGTTACTCGATGCTGGTCGAAGACGGCGTCGTCAAGCAGCTGAACGTGGAACAAGGCGGCAAGTTCGAAGTGTCGAACGCCGAGACCCTGCTGGGTCAGGCGTAA
- the ftsZ gene encoding cell division protein FtsZ — MEFDMVDNAALGTVIKVVGVGGAGGNAVQHMIVKGMSGVEFIAANTDAQALSTSRAHNVIQIGETGLGAGMKPDVGRKLAEESRSRIEDALRGAHMVFIAAGMGGGTGTGAAPIVAEVAKSLGALTVAVVSKPFSHEGQKCMDIADEGLEQLSEHVDSLIVILNEKLEEIYEDESLIEWLQHADDVLNNAVAGIAEIINVPGHINVDFNDVKTIMGEQGKAMMGTATASGIDRARIAAEQAVASPLLDGVDLSGARGVLVNVTASRGLKGKEIKEVMAAVRAFAAPDASIAQGIAYDDTMGDEIRVTVVATGLGKGKKHVQLVPQQLLRTGTHNSPMMPSGAMGGAASAGVSMGATSGMGGGGAPAFDGMKAPAVWRRESASEQVRAMEKNGMETYDIPAFLRKQAD, encoded by the coding sequence ATGGAGTTTGATATGGTCGATAACGCAGCTTTGGGCACCGTCATCAAGGTCGTCGGCGTCGGCGGAGCAGGTGGCAATGCAGTTCAACACATGATCGTTAAAGGCATGTCCGGCGTAGAGTTCATCGCCGCAAACACCGACGCGCAGGCGCTGTCCACCTCGCGCGCGCACAACGTCATCCAGATCGGCGAGACCGGCCTGGGTGCGGGCATGAAGCCGGACGTCGGCCGCAAGCTGGCCGAGGAATCGCGCTCGCGCATCGAGGACGCGCTGCGCGGCGCGCACATGGTGTTCATCGCCGCCGGCATGGGCGGCGGCACCGGCACCGGCGCCGCACCGATCGTGGCCGAAGTGGCCAAGTCGCTGGGCGCGCTGACCGTGGCGGTGGTATCGAAGCCGTTCTCGCACGAAGGCCAGAAGTGCATGGACATCGCCGACGAAGGCCTGGAGCAGTTGTCGGAGCACGTCGACTCGCTGATCGTGATCCTGAACGAGAAGCTCGAAGAGATCTACGAAGATGAATCGCTGATCGAATGGCTGCAGCACGCCGACGATGTGCTGAACAACGCCGTCGCCGGTATCGCCGAGATCATCAACGTGCCGGGCCACATCAACGTCGACTTCAACGACGTGAAAACGATCATGGGCGAGCAGGGCAAGGCCATGATGGGCACCGCGACCGCGTCGGGCATCGACCGCGCGCGCATCGCGGCCGAACAGGCGGTGGCTTCGCCGCTGCTGGACGGCGTCGACCTGTCGGGCGCGCGCGGTGTGCTGGTCAACGTGACCGCAAGCCGTGGCCTGAAGGGTAAAGAGATCAAGGAAGTCATGGCGGCGGTGCGCGCGTTCGCGGCGCCGGACGCTTCGATCGCCCAAGGTATCGCCTACGACGACACGATGGGCGACGAGATCCGCGTGACCGTGGTGGCGACTGGCCTGGGCAAGGGCAAGAAGCACGTGCAACTGGTGCCGCAGCAGCTGCTGCGCACCGGTACCCACAACAGCCCGATGATGCCTTCGGGCGCGATGGGCGGCGCGGCGTCGGCCGGCGTGTCGATGGGTGCGACCAGCGGCATGGGCGGCGGTGGCGCGCCCGCCTTCGACGGCATGAAGGCGCCGGCGGTATGGCGTCGCGAGTCGGCTTCCGAGCAAGTACGCGCGATGGAAAAAAACGGCATGGAGACGTACGATATTCCAGCCTTCCTGCGCAAGCAGGCCGACTAA
- the murG gene encoding undecaprenyldiphospho-muramoylpentapeptide beta-N-acetylglucosaminyltransferase: MKKLMIMAAGTGGHIFPGLAIAQTMRARGWEVTWLGTSTGMEQELVPKHGIAMDSIDFTGMRGKGLKHSLGGALKMVKAFIACRGYIGSRRPDVVLGMGGYVTVPGGLMARMGGVPLVLVNADAALLLSNKTLVPFADRVCFGFPADFGKAADKAVVTGNPVRKEILDMPAPAQRFAGREGPLRILVVGGSLGAKALNDNLPAALALIPADQRPLVTHQSGKKNIDALRASYAQAGVQANVVDFIDDMAGAYSAADVVICRAGAITVSELTAAGVASVLVPLVASTTSHQRDNAQWMAKQNAAIHMPQTEMSAQSVATLLETLTRNACLTMATAAHKVGKRDANESIAQVLEQSALQLKQAKG, encoded by the coding sequence ATGAAGAAGCTGATGATCATGGCGGCCGGCACCGGCGGCCACATTTTCCCCGGCCTGGCCATCGCGCAGACGATGCGCGCGCGCGGCTGGGAGGTGACCTGGCTGGGTACCTCCACCGGCATGGAGCAGGAACTGGTGCCGAAACACGGCATCGCGATGGACAGCATCGACTTCACCGGCATGCGCGGCAAGGGTTTGAAGCACTCGCTCGGCGGTGCGCTGAAGATGGTCAAGGCGTTCATCGCCTGCCGCGGCTACATCGGCAGCCGCAGGCCGGACGTGGTGCTGGGCATGGGCGGCTACGTGACGGTGCCGGGCGGCTTGATGGCGCGCATGGGCGGCGTGCCGCTGGTGCTGGTCAACGCAGACGCCGCGCTGCTGTTGTCGAACAAGACTCTGGTGCCGTTCGCGGACCGCGTGTGCTTCGGCTTCCCGGCCGATTTCGGCAAGGCCGCCGACAAGGCTGTCGTCACCGGTAACCCGGTGCGCAAGGAGATTCTGGACATGCCGGCGCCGGCGCAGCGCTTCGCCGGCCGTGAAGGTCCGTTACGCATCCTGGTGGTGGGCGGCAGCTTGGGCGCCAAGGCGCTCAACGACAACCTGCCGGCGGCGCTGGCGCTGATCCCGGCCGATCAACGTCCGCTGGTGACGCACCAGTCGGGCAAGAAGAACATCGATGCGCTGCGCGCGTCGTACGCGCAGGCCGGCGTGCAGGCCAACGTGGTCGACTTCATCGACGACATGGCCGGCGCGTACAGCGCCGCCGACGTGGTGATTTGCCGCGCCGGCGCGATCACCGTGTCGGAATTGACCGCCGCCGGCGTGGCCAGCGTGCTGGTGCCGCTGGTGGCGTCGACCACCAGCCACCAGCGCGACAACGCGCAGTGGATGGCGAAGCAGAACGCGGCGATCCACATGCCGCAGACGGAAATGAGCGCGCAAAGTGTGGCGACGCTGCTGGAAACGCTGACCCGCAACGCCTGCCTGACGATGGCGACGGCGGCGCACAAGGTCGGCAAACGCGATGCGAACGAATCGATCGCGCAGGTATTGGAACAATCAGCATTACAACTGAAACAGGCAAAAGGTTAA
- the murC gene encoding UDP-N-acetylmuramate--L-alanine ligase, translated as MKHKVQNIHFVGIGGSGMSGIAEVLLTLGYTVSGSDLGSNAVTQRLADMGAKVFQGHATENIGDADAVVTSTAVQQDNPEIVAARSRKIPIVPRAVMLGELMRLKRGIAIAGTHGKTTTTSLVASVLAQGGLDPTFVIGGRLTSAGANAKLGSGEYLVAEADESDASFLNLTPMIEVITNIDADHMETYEHDFEKLKQAFVHFTHRLPFYGRAMLCIDDANVRSIIPHVTKPVTTYGFHEDAEVRAVNARAVGVEMHFTVIQEGYPDLDVVLNQPGMHNVQNACSAIAIAREIGIEDSATQAGLAGFAGVGRRFTKYGEVAIPGGGSFTLVDDFGHHPLEMEVTTGAARAAYPGRRLVLAFQPHRFSRTRDLFEDFVKVLGTPDVLVLAEVYAAGEAPIVAADGRALAHALRARGKTEPIFVEAIGDMPETIMNVVRDGDVVMTMGAGSISGVPAKLTNYPKV; from the coding sequence GTGAAGCATAAAGTACAGAACATACACTTCGTCGGCATCGGCGGCAGCGGCATGAGCGGCATCGCCGAAGTGCTGCTCACGCTCGGCTACACCGTCTCCGGCTCGGACCTGGGCAGCAACGCTGTCACCCAGCGCCTGGCGGACATGGGCGCGAAAGTGTTCCAGGGCCACGCGACCGAAAACATCGGCGACGCCGACGCCGTCGTGACCTCGACCGCTGTACAACAGGACAATCCTGAAATCGTCGCGGCGCGCAGCCGCAAGATCCCGATCGTCCCGCGCGCGGTGATGCTGGGCGAGTTGATGCGCCTCAAACGCGGCATCGCCATCGCCGGCACGCACGGCAAGACCACCACCACCAGCCTGGTGGCGTCGGTGCTGGCGCAGGGCGGCCTGGATCCGACCTTCGTCATCGGCGGACGCCTGACTTCCGCCGGCGCCAACGCCAAACTGGGCAGCGGCGAGTATCTGGTGGCGGAAGCCGATGAATCGGATGCGTCGTTCCTGAACCTGACGCCGATGATCGAAGTGATCACGAACATCGACGCCGACCACATGGAAACCTACGAGCACGATTTCGAAAAGCTCAAGCAGGCCTTCGTCCACTTCACGCACCGCCTGCCGTTCTACGGCCGCGCCATGCTGTGCATCGATGACGCCAACGTGCGCTCGATCATTCCGCATGTGACCAAGCCGGTCACCACCTATGGCTTCCACGAGGACGCCGAAGTGCGCGCCGTGAACGCCCGCGCCGTCGGCGTGGAGATGCACTTCACCGTGATCCAGGAAGGTTATCCGGACCTGGACGTGGTGCTGAACCAGCCGGGCATGCACAACGTGCAGAACGCCTGCTCGGCGATCGCCATCGCCCGCGAGATCGGCATCGAGGACAGCGCCACCCAGGCTGGCCTGGCCGGTTTCGCCGGCGTCGGGCGCCGCTTCACCAAGTATGGCGAGGTTGCGATTCCCGGCGGCGGCAGCTTCACGCTGGTGGACGACTTCGGCCATCATCCGCTGGAGATGGAAGTGACCACCGGCGCCGCGCGCGCCGCCTATCCGGGCCGTCGCCTGGTGCTGGCCTTCCAGCCGCACCGCTTTAGCCGCACGCGCGACCTGTTCGAGGACTTCGTCAAGGTATTGGGCACGCCCGACGTGCTGGTGCTGGCCGAAGTCTACGCCGCCGGCGAAGCGCCTATCGTGGCCGCCGACGGCCGCGCGCTGGCGCACGCCTTGCGCGCACGCGGCAAGACGGAACCGATTTTTGTAGAGGCGATCGGCGATATGCCGGAAACCATCATGAACGTGGTGCGCGACGGCGACGTCGTCATGACCATGGGCGCAGGCTCGATCAGCGGCGTCCCGGCGAAACTGACTAATTATCCAAAGGTCTGA
- a CDS encoding cell division protein FtsQ/DivIB, producing the protein MWQDAKALNATANGIFALVLLACIAAGVWWVAQRPAFNLRTIRIESIGHDELQHVNHLTLRNNALGRIKGNFFTTNLDAVRQAFESVPWVRRATVRREWPDQLIVALEEHEALGTWGEDGRLLSVKGDVFTANLAEAEEDHELPSFDGPDGSEKEVMSRFAELRNWFAPLKLVPQALSLSSRYAWTVRLDNGMSVALGREQTSTTLKERVDRLTGIYPQLVEHLPDIETIDMRYQNGLALSATGLKIPKEGAKPKAAAKKTISVKPQH; encoded by the coding sequence ATGTGGCAAGACGCTAAAGCCTTGAATGCAACCGCCAACGGCATTTTCGCCCTGGTGCTGTTGGCATGCATCGCCGCCGGCGTGTGGTGGGTGGCGCAGCGCCCGGCGTTCAACCTGCGCACGATTCGTATCGAGAGCATCGGGCATGACGAGTTACAGCATGTGAACCACCTGACCTTGCGGAACAACGCGCTGGGCCGCATCAAGGGCAACTTCTTCACGACGAACCTGGACGCGGTGCGCCAGGCGTTCGAATCGGTACCCTGGGTACGCCGCGCAACCGTGCGCCGCGAGTGGCCGGACCAGTTGATCGTGGCGCTGGAGGAGCATGAGGCGCTGGGCACGTGGGGCGAGGACGGCCGGCTGCTGTCGGTCAAGGGCGATGTGTTCACCGCCAACCTGGCCGAGGCGGAGGAGGACCATGAGCTGCCGTCGTTCGACGGGCCGGATGGCAGCGAGAAGGAAGTGATGTCGCGGTTCGCCGAGCTGCGTAACTGGTTCGCGCCGCTCAAGCTGGTGCCGCAGGCGCTGTCGTTGTCGAGCCGTTATGCGTGGACGGTGCGGCTCGATAACGGCATGAGCGTGGCGCTGGGGCGCGAGCAGACCAGCACCACGTTGAAGGAAAGGGTGGACCGGTTGACGGGAATTTATCCGCAGCTGGTGGAGCACTTGCCCGATATAGAGACGATCGATATGCGGTACCAGAACGGTTTGGCCCTGAGCGCGACGGGATTGAAGATTCCGAAAGAGGGCGCCAAGCCAAAAGCGGCAGCAAAAAAAACGATAAGCGTTAAACCCCAACACTAG
- the ftsW gene encoding putative lipid II flippase FtsW — protein sequence MALQMPFRFGAKSTVPSIDSRARQSKMMEYDQPLVWVTLLLMLLGMVMVYSASISLPDSPKFANYIRWQNTYFLQRQAMFVVVSLIIGLFVFRTRISTLQKAAPYLFIATLVLLVMVLIPGLGSVVNGSRRWLSLVVIKLQPSELMKVVAVLYAADYTVRKQEYMHKLTKGFMPMAAAVGFVGLLLLLEPDLGAFGVIVCIAMGILFLGGINVIWFGGIGVMLVAIFGSIIALSKFRRERYFAYLNPWEEDNALNKAYQLTHSLIAFGRGEIFGVGLGGSVEKLHYLPEAHTDFLMAVIGEELGLVGVLVVIGCFYWIVKRAFDIGRQAIAIDQTFAGLTAKGIGIWIGVQTFINMGVNLGLLPTKGLTLPLMSYGGTGVVINCVGLAILLRIDYENRVLMRGGRL from the coding sequence ATGGCGCTCCAGATGCCGTTCCGTTTTGGCGCGAAATCGACGGTACCGTCGATAGATAGCCGCGCGCGGCAATCCAAGATGATGGAGTACGACCAGCCGCTGGTCTGGGTCACCCTGTTGCTGATGCTGCTGGGGATGGTGATGGTGTATTCGGCCTCGATCTCGCTGCCGGATTCGCCCAAGTTCGCCAACTACATCCGCTGGCAGAACACCTACTTCCTGCAGCGGCAGGCGATGTTCGTCGTCGTCTCGCTGATCATCGGCCTGTTCGTGTTCCGCACCCGCATATCGACGTTGCAGAAGGCCGCGCCCTATCTGTTCATCGCCACCCTGGTGCTGCTGGTGATGGTGCTGATTCCTGGTCTCGGCTCCGTCGTCAACGGCAGCCGCCGCTGGTTGTCGCTGGTGGTGATCAAGCTTCAGCCGTCGGAATTGATGAAGGTCGTGGCGGTGCTGTACGCCGCCGACTACACGGTGCGCAAGCAGGAATACATGCACAAGCTGACCAAGGGTTTCATGCCGATGGCGGCGGCGGTCGGCTTTGTCGGCCTCTTGCTGCTGCTGGAACCCGACCTGGGCGCCTTCGGCGTGATCGTCTGCATCGCCATGGGCATCCTGTTCCTGGGCGGGATCAACGTCATCTGGTTCGGCGGCATCGGCGTCATGCTGGTGGCGATCTTCGGCTCCATCATTGCGCTGTCGAAGTTCCGCCGCGAGCGCTACTTCGCCTACCTGAATCCGTGGGAAGAGGACAACGCCTTGAACAAGGCTTACCAGTTGACCCACTCATTGATCGCCTTCGGTCGCGGCGAGATCTTCGGCGTGGGCCTGGGCGGCAGCGTCGAGAAGCTGCACTACCTGCCGGAGGCGCATACCGACTTCCTGATGGCGGTGATCGGCGAGGAACTGGGTCTGGTGGGCGTGCTGGTGGTGATCGGCTGCTTCTACTGGATCGTGAAGCGCGCCTTCGATATCGGCCGCCAGGCGATCGCCATCGACCAGACCTTCGCCGGCCTGACGGCCAAGGGCATCGGCATCTGGATCGGTGTGCAGACGTTTATTAACATGGGCGTGAACCTTGGCCTGCTGCCGACCAAGGGCCTGACCCTGCCGCTGATGAGCTATGGCGGCACGGGTGTTGTGATTAACTGCGTCGGACTCGCGATCCTGCTCAGGATCGATTACGAGAATCGGGTCCTGATGCGTGGTGGCAGACTATGA
- a CDS encoding D-alanine--D-alanine ligase — MNQLTPIDVKTFGKVGVLFGGRSAEREVSLMSGTGVLAALQSKGVDAHGFDTGERTLAELAAEKFDRVFIALHGRYGEDGSLQGALELLGIPYTGSGVMASSVGMDKITTKIVWLAAGLPTPNYAVLDAKSDLDKIAAGLGLPLIVKPPHEGSTIGITKVNAAGEFKAAYDIAAALDDSVLAEEFVTGREFTVAMLGGGADARPLPIVEIIAPAGNYDYQNKYFTDDVKYVCPAVLPDALAAEMQRIAVEAYRALGCEGWGRVDVLLRERDQKPFLLEVNTSPGMTTHSLVPMAARATGISYEELCVEILRTARLKMKG; from the coding sequence GTGAACCAGCTTACTCCTATTGATGTAAAAACTTTCGGCAAGGTCGGCGTGCTGTTCGGCGGTCGCTCCGCCGAGCGCGAAGTGTCCCTGATGTCCGGCACCGGCGTGCTGGCCGCGCTGCAAAGCAAGGGCGTCGACGCCCACGGCTTCGACACCGGCGAACGCACGCTGGCCGAACTGGCGGCGGAAAAATTCGACCGCGTGTTCATCGCGCTGCACGGCCGCTACGGCGAGGACGGCAGCCTGCAGGGCGCACTGGAACTGCTGGGCATTCCGTACACCGGCAGCGGCGTGATGGCCAGCTCGGTGGGCATGGACAAGATCACCACCAAGATCGTGTGGCTGGCCGCCGGCCTGCCGACGCCGAACTACGCGGTGCTCGACGCGAAATCGGATCTGGACAAGATCGCCGCCGGTTTGGGACTGCCGCTGATCGTCAAGCCGCCGCACGAGGGCTCGACCATCGGCATCACCAAGGTCAACGCCGCCGGGGAATTCAAGGCCGCCTACGACATCGCCGCCGCGCTGGACGACTCGGTGCTGGCGGAGGAATTCGTCACCGGCCGCGAGTTCACGGTCGCGATGCTGGGCGGCGGCGCCGACGCGCGCCCGCTGCCGATCGTCGAGATCATCGCGCCGGCCGGTAACTACGACTACCAGAACAAGTACTTCACCGACGACGTCAAATACGTTTGTCCCGCAGTGCTGCCGGACGCGCTGGCCGCCGAGATGCAGCGCATCGCGGTGGAAGCATACCGCGCGCTCGGTTGCGAGGGCTGGGGACGGGTCGACGTGCTGCTGCGCGAGCGCGATCAGAAGCCGTTCCTGCTGGAGGTGAACACTTCGCCGGGCATGACGACGCACTCGCTGGTGCCGATGGCGGCGCGCGCGACGGGCATCAGCTATGAAGAGCTGTGCGTGGAGATTTTGCGCACGGCCCGTTTGAAGATGAAGGGATAA
- a CDS encoding methyltransferase domain-containing protein, which produces MQQQAVVAQQFGQTASAYLTSTVHAQGADLAALRELAAGLGTPVVLDLGCGAGHASFAVAPVARSVTAFDLSSEMLAVVAGAARERGLHNIVTEQGDVASLPFADAAFCMVVTRFSAHHWLDVPAALREVKRVLKPDGLLVVIDITAPEAPLHDTTLQAVELLRDGSHVRDYRPSEWTAMLQAAGFQPERAGDWKLQMVFDEWTARMRTPAERVAAIRSLFASAPEETLTYFQVQKDDTFTIDSTLFTAKPNADDIY; this is translated from the coding sequence ATGCAACAGCAAGCCGTCGTCGCCCAGCAATTCGGCCAAACCGCCAGCGCCTACCTGACCAGCACCGTCCACGCGCAAGGGGCCGATCTGGCCGCGCTGCGCGAACTGGCCGCAGGACTCGGCACCCCGGTGGTGCTCGATCTCGGCTGCGGCGCCGGCCACGCCAGCTTCGCCGTCGCCCCGGTTGCGCGCTCGGTCACCGCGTTCGACCTGTCTTCCGAGATGCTGGCCGTGGTGGCAGGCGCGGCGCGGGAGCGCGGCCTGCACAACATCGTCACTGAACAGGGCGACGTCGCCAGCCTGCCGTTCGCCGACGCCGCGTTCTGCATGGTCGTCACGCGCTTCTCGGCGCACCACTGGCTCGACGTGCCGGCCGCGCTGCGGGAGGTCAAGCGGGTGCTCAAGCCCGACGGCCTGCTGGTCGTCATTGACATCACCGCGCCGGAGGCGCCACTGCACGACACCACCCTGCAAGCGGTCGAGTTGCTGCGCGACGGCTCGCACGTGCGCGACTACCGCCCTTCCGAATGGACCGCGATGCTGCAGGCGGCAGGCTTCCAGCCGGAGCGCGCTGGCGACTGGAAGCTGCAGATGGTATTCGACGAGTGGACCGCGCGCATGCGCACGCCGGCGGAGCGGGTGGCCGCGATCCGCAGCCTGTTCGCCAGCGCGCCGGAGGAAACGCTGACCTATTTCCAGGTCCAGAAAGACGATACCTTCACGATCGACTCGACGCTGTTCACGGCAAAACCCAATGCCGACGACATCTACTAA